A single window of Cheilinus undulatus linkage group 12, ASM1832078v1, whole genome shotgun sequence DNA harbors:
- the tbc1d8b gene encoding TBC1 domain family member 8B isoform X4 translates to MWLKPEEILLKNAFKLWVTEKDNEYFVLQRRRGYGEGGGGLTGLLVGTLDTVLDSTSKVAPFRILHHTPDSQVYWSIACGVTKEEIVQHWDWLQQNIMRTLSVFDSSEDITSFVQGKIRGLIAEEGKSSLVLEDDPEKFREALLRFEKWFELPQEEKLVTYYSCSYWKGKVPCQGWLYLSTNFLCFYSYLLGSEVKLVISWDEIWRLEKTSNVILTESVHVLAHGEDHYFSMLLHLNETFVIMEQLADYSIKRLFDKEAFQREPALSDPLQITKRGLEAHAKSEQFRMFFRLPKEENLLEVHESFLWVPFSHFNTLGKICLSENYLCFASQDGSQCHIIIPMREVVNVEKPDASSRALTVCVRGKRALRFSEVRDYQRLANTIRSRCGISPSPQHSASSEAIRGECQSLINHFEDNPEDVTLMVGQKDSSKAVSTEALMTVFHPQDVENLDPKMLKEKMKEQSWNIHFSEYGRGTSMFFTRKTRDLIVRGVPEALRGELWMLFSGAVNDMATHPGYYSELVEQSLGTSTLATDEIERDLHRSLPEHPAFQSDTGISALRRVLTAYAYRNPKIGYCQAMNILTSVLLLYAKEEEAFWLLVAVCERMLPDYFNRRIIGALVDQAVFEDLIRENLPQLVEHMTDLSFFSSVSLSWFLTLFISVLPIESAVNVVDCFFYDGIKAILQLGLAVLDYNMDALISCHDDAEAVTILNKFFDSVTNKDSPLPPTVQQAPVSNNDKASHANVDISELIREAYEKYGNIRTEEVESSRKRNKLYVIQTLEDTTKQNVIRVVSQEVRLSTPQLDELYNLFKRQHFLSCYWTIKSPALLHHDPSLAYLEQYQLGFQQFSTLFSLLEPWAFCTTKSTLSLWIFRLIDENQDGLINFKEFCCALDTLYSGSFTNKLKFLFKLHLPPDQVPY, encoded by the exons ATGTGGCTCAAACCTGAAGAGATTCTGCTGAAAAACGCCTTCAAGTTATGGGTCACCGAGAAGGATAACGAGTATTTCGTGCTGCAAAGGAGACGGGGGTACGGAGAAGGTGGAGGCGGTTTGACAG GGCTCCTTGTTGGAACTTTAGATACCGTCTTAGACTCCACATCTAAAGTTGCTCCTTTCCGGATTCTGCACCACACACCAGACTCCCAAGTGTACTGGTCGATAGCATGTG gtGTCACCAAAGAGGAGATAGTACAGCACTGGGACTGGCTGCAGCAGAACATCATGAGGACGCTCTCTGTTTTTGACTCCAGTGAAGACATCACCAGCTTTGTACAGGGCAAGATCAGA GGTCTGATTGCTGAGGAAGGAAAGTCATCCCTGGTGCTGGAGGATGATCCTGAGAAGTTCAGAGAGGCACTTCTGAGGTTTGAGAAATGGTTTGAGCTGCCGCAAGAGGAAAAACTGGTCACATATTACTCATGCAGCTACTGGAAGGGCAAAGTGCCGTGCCAGGGCTGGCTCTACCTCAGCACCAACTTCCTGTGCTTTTATTCATACTTGCTGGGATCTGAGG TGAAACTGGTCATCTCCTGGGATGAGATCTGGAGGCTAGAGAAAACCTCGAATGTTATCCTGACTGAGAGTGTCCATGTCTTGGCTCATGGGGAGGATCACTACTTCTCCATGCTGCTGCACCTGAATGAAACGTTTGTCATCATGGAACAGCTGGCTGACTACTCCATCAAGCGCCTTTTCGATAAAGAGGCCTTCCAGAGAGAGCCAGCGCTCTCTGACCCTCTGCAAATTACCAAGAG AGGCCTGGAAGCTCATGCAAAGAGCGAGCAGTTTCGGATGTTTTTTAGGCTCCCAAAAGAAGAAAATCTCTTAGAGGTGCATGAAAGCTTTCTGTGGGTTCCCTTCAGTCATTTCAACACACTTGGCAAAATCTGTCTGTCCGAGAACTACCTGTGTTTTGCCAGCCAAGATGGCAGCCAGTGCCATATCATTATTCCAATGCGAGAG GTAGTAAATGTTGAAAAGCCAGATGCCAGCAGCAGGGCTTTAACAGTGTGTGTGCGTGGAAAGAGGGCGCTGCGTTTCTCAGAAGTGCGGGACTATCAGCGGCTCGCCAACACGATTCGCAGCAGGTGTGGCATCAGTCCAAGTCCTCAGCACTCAGCCTCATCAGAG GCTATAAGAGGCGAGTGCCAGTCACTCATCAACCACTTTGAGGACAACCCAGAGGACGTCACACTCATGGTGGGACAGAAAGACAGCAGCAAGGCCGTGAGCACAGAGGCACTTATGACAGTTTTCCACCCACAGGATGTTGAAAACCTTGACCCAAAAATG CTGAAAGAAAAGATGAAGGAGCAGTCTTGGAACATACATTTCTCTGAATACGGACGTGGCACTAGTATGTTCTTCACCAGAAAGACACGAGACCTGATCGTCCGTGGCGTTCCTGAGGCCTTGAGAGGAGAGCTGTGGATGCTGTTCTCAG GAGCTGTGAATGACATGGCCACTCACCCCGGCTATTACAGCGAGCTGGTTGAACAGTCCCTAGGCACGAGCACTTTGGCTACCGATGAGATTGAGAGAGACTTACACCGTTCACTGCCAGAGCACCCCGCCTTTCAGAGCGACACAGGAATCTCAGCTCTGCGAAGAGTCCTCACTGCCTATGCATACAGGAACCCAAAAATTGGATACTGCCAG GCCATGAACATTCTCACCTCTGTGCTCCTGCTCTACGCTAAAGAAGAGGAGGCTTTCTGGCTCCTTGTGGCCGTGTGTGAGAGGATGCTGCCGGATTACTTTAATAGGAGAATTATTG GTGCTTTGGTTGATCAGGCGGTTTTCGAGGATCTCATTCGAGAAAATCTTCCTCAGCTGGTGGAGCACATGACAGACCTGAGCTTCTTCTCTTCCGTGTCCTTGTCCTGGTTCCTGACTCTCTTCATCAGCGTCCTGCCTATAGAGAGCGCTGTGAATGTGGTCGACTGTTTCTTCTACGATGGCATTAAAGCAATTCTGCAGCTCGGCCTGGCTGTTCTTGACTACAATATGGATGCTCTGATCAGCTGCCATGATGATGCAGAGGCCGTTACAATCCTGAACAA ATTCTTTGACAGTGTGACAAACAAAGACAGTCCACTGCCTCCAACAGTGCAGCAAGCTCCAGTGAGCAACAACGATAAAGCATCTCATGCAAATGTGGACATCAGTGAACTGATCAGAGAGGCTTATGAG AAATATGGAAACATTCGAACAGAGGAAGTGGAGAGTTCAcgtaaaagaaacaaactgtaTGTGATCCAGACGCTGGAGGATACAACCAAACAAAATGTT ATTCGAGTGGTGTCGCAAGAAGTAAGACTCAGCACTCCACAGCTTGATGAGCTGTATAACTTGTTCAAA CGGCAGCATTTCCTCAGCTGCTACTGGACGATTAAGAGTCCGGCGCTGCTTCATCATGACCCCAGCCTGGCCTATTTGGAGCAGTACCAGCTGGGTTTCCAACAGTTCAGCACACTCTTCTCCCTGCTAGAGCCCTGGGCTTTCTGCACCACCAAGAGCACCCTCTCTTTGTGGATTTTCCGCCTCATAGACGAGAATCAGGACGGCCTTATCAACTTTAAAGAGTTCTGCTGTGCCCTGG ATACTTTGTACAGCGGTTCTTTCACAAACAAGCTGAAGTTCCTCTTCAAGCTGCACTTACCACCAG